From the Megalopta genalis isolate 19385.01 chromosome 13, iyMegGena1_principal, whole genome shotgun sequence genome, one window contains:
- the pyd gene encoding zonula occludens-like protein polychaetoid isoform X4 yields the protein MVDIEQGKTSDFEAELSQLARMERSDNNVGVGNSGNPPNSPSTTHSGILHNTSGGTDAQNGDRAWEVHHVTVTRVPGYGFGIAVSGGRDNPHFTNGDPAIAISDVLKAGPAEGKLQVNDRIISANGISLEGADYGAAIRVLRDSGSTVLLIVKRRAASNSAGTGNSTLQSHRLTLTRNNKKDDFGIVLGCRLYVKEVTRENSGVKLGDVLTRIGSVATDNMSLKEAKKLMDQCKDRLSIVVTRDNSCCHAHQQAKTETGEYLSGTTSYSSQNLYVPPPTRQPIEDKSNLVPRGRTRGPLMDVSLSQLDLPATPTVDPPRPPPPRPEDYYGTRRQLYDEELSRNKLPMPDPRFITFQKEGSVGVRLSGGNETGVFVTAVQAGSPASLQGLQPGDKILKINDMDMKGVTREEAVLFLLSLQEQIDLIVQHRRQEYDQVVASGKGDSFHIKTHFHYEQPQKGEMSFRSGDVFHVVDTLHNGVVGSWQVFRIGRNNQEVQKGIIPNKARAEELATAQFNATKKEMSASESRGSFFRRRRSSHRRSKSLGRDHWDDVVFSDSVSKFPAYERVILRHPGFVRPVVLFGPVADLAREKLLKDFPDKFTSPQMENQLEDSVGKNTKSSGIIRLSAIREVMDRGKHALLDITPNAVDRLNYAQFYPIVIFLKAETKQIIKEMRAGIPKSAHKSSKKLLEQCQKLDKIWGHTFSAVITLTTPEAWYRKLRELIDRQQQGLLWMSQTKPEEALSDDFLFPMTSRLSYASSPESDLELSPAPALPGALGAPSRLKSSSDPSIATQDDIAAPPPYSTTYQQSFEQPKRRSQGGMGDGKYGFSLSGQVSNQSGSPEYFGGSFEPRSSHHSPPDLPPRVDRNAKPSSQSGRNTIGRSAQERLLNKTDSVLDVANYINATPHKANATSSLERAQPKAGSYDSVSSYDSYNNTNGNASYGTPGLNTSTSRLGPNVPDDLKGSGAPARSHDPYRFTRSTAQPIPNHDPQTRTDYAKYSAMSRKPRQLRRAYRIYISSQDTLV from the exons ATGGT AGACATTGAACAGGGGAAAACGTCGGATTTTGAGGCCGAGCTTTCCCAATTAGCGAGAATGGAGAGAAGTGATAATAATGTGGGTGTTGGAAATTCGGGAAATCCACCGAATTCGCCTTCAACGACACACAGCGGTATTCTTCATAATACTTCCGGTGGAACCGATGCACAG AACGGAGACAGGGCATGGGAGGTCCACCATGTCACAGTTACCAGAGTTCCCGGTTATGGATTCGGAATCGCAGTTTCCGGTGGACGGGACAATCCCCATTTCACCAACGGCGATCCGGCCATAGCGATCTCCGACGTTTTAAAGGCTGGACCCGCCGAAGGAAAGTTACA AGTAAACGATCGGATAATATCCGCTAATGGAATATCGTTGGAGGGCGCCGATTATGGAGCCGCTATCCGCGTCCTTAGGGATTCTGGATCAACGGTTTTATTGATTGTCAAGCGTCGAGCTGCATCGAATTCTGCGGGCACAGGAAACTCCACTCTTCAGAGTCACAGATTGACGCTtacgagaaataataaaaaagacg ATTTTGGAATTGTCCTCGGTTGCCGGCTCTATGTGAAGGAAGTAACGCGAGAGAACTCAGGAGTGAAACTAGGAGACGTATTAACTCGAATTGGTAGCGTGGCTACAGATAATATGAGCCTCAAAGAAGCCAAAAAATTAATGGACCAATGCAAAGACAGATTATCAATCGTGGTAACCCGAGACAATTCTTGCTGTCATGCCCACCAGCAAGCAAAGACTGAGACCGGAGAATATCTCTCAGGAACAACAAGCTATAGTAGTCAGAACTTGTATGTTCCACCACCGACAAGGCAACCGATAGAAGATAAAAGCAACCTTGTTCCTAGAGGTCGGACAAGAGGACCTCTCATGGACGTCTCTCTTAGTCAATTGGATCTTCCCGCAACGCCTACCGTTGATCCTCCTAGACCACCGCCTCCTAGACCAGAAG attattatggGACTAGAAGGCAACTCTATGACGAAGAGTTGTCACGGAATAAACTTCCAAT GCCTGATCCCCGATTCATTACTTTCCAAAAAGAAGGATCAGTGGGTGTCCGTCTAAGTGGTGGAAATGAAACTGGTGTTTTTGTCACTGCAGTTCAAGCAGGGAGTCCAGCATCTCTTCAGGGTTTGCAACCTGGCGATAAAATTCTGAag ATAAATGATATGGACATGAAGGGAGTAACAAGGGAAGAAGCTGTTCTTTTTCTGCTCAGTCTGCAAGAACAGATCGACTTGATTGTTCAACATCGACGACAGGAATACGATCAAGTAGTAGCTTCAGGAAAAGGCGATTCTTTTCATATAAA AACTCACTTCCATTATGAACAACCTCAAAAGGGTGAAATGAGTTTCCGAAGCGGAGATGTGTTTCATGTGGTGGATACGTTACACAATGGGGTTGTTGGTTCTTGGCAAGTCTTCCGCATCGGTAGAAACAATCAGGAAGTACAGAAAGGAATTATCCCGAATAAAGCTCGTGCCGAAGAACTAGCAACCGCGCAATTCAACGCGACAAAGAAGGAAATGAGTGCGAGTGAAAGCAGAGGTAGCTTCTTTaggagaagaagaagcagcCATAGACGTTCAAAATCCTTGGGAAGG GATCACTGGGACGATGTTGTGTTCTCAGACAGTGTTAGCAAATTTCCTGCCTACGAAAGGGTTATTCTAAGGCACCCGGGTTTCGTGAGACCTGTTGTTCTTTTCGGACCAGTTGCAGACTTAGCTAGAGAAAAACTTTTAAAAGATTTTCCTGATAAGTTTACATCGCCAC AGATGGAAAACCAATTGGAGGACAGCGTTGGTAAAAATACTAAGTCATCGGGCATCATCCGATTGAGTGCCATTAGAGAAGTCATGGACCGTGGAAAACATGCTTTACTTGATATTACTCCCAACGCAGTGGACCGACTGAACTACGCGCAATTCTATCCTATAGTTATTTTTCTGAAAGCAGAAACGAAGCAAATTATCAAGGAAATGCGAGCCGGAATTCCCAA ATCAGCACACAAGAGTAGCAAAAAGCTTTTGGAACAGTGTCAGAAGTTGGATAAAATTTGGGGCCATACGTTCAGCGCCGTAATCACGTTAACCACCCCAGAGGCTTGGTACCGGAAGTTGAGAGAACTGATTGACCGACAACAACAAGGATTACTATGGATGAGTCAGACTAAG CCGGAAGAAGCACTCTCGGATGACTTCCTATTCCCGATGACTTCTCGCCTCTCCTATGCTTCCTCTCCGGAGAGTGACTTGGAACTTAGTCCGGCACCAGCTTTGCCGGGTGCTTTGGGTGCACCCTCTAGATTGAAGAGCAGCTCTGATCCAAGTATTGCCACACAAGATGATATTGCTGCTCCACCACCATATTCGACCACTTATCAG CAATCGTTCGAGCAACCAAAAAGAAGATCACAAGGAGGTATGGGGGATGGAAAATATGGGTTTTCATTGTCGGGACAAGTCAGTAATCAGTCCGGTTCACCTGAATATTTCGGTGGCTCATTCGAACCAAGATCATCTCATCATAGTCCACCTGATTTACCACCGCGAGTGGATCGGAATGCGAAACCTAGTAGTCAGTCAGGAAGAAATACTATCGGTAGATCTGCGCAAGAAAGATTACTTAATAAAACAGATTCGGTGCTGGATGTAGCAAATTATATAAATGCCACACCTCATAAAGCAAATGCTACGTCGTCGCTGGAAAGAGCTCAGCCAAAAGCG GGTAGTTACGATAGTGTGTCTTCTTATGACTCCTACAACAATACGAATGGAAATGCAAGTTATGGAACTCCTGGTTTGAATACGTCCACGAGTCGATTAGGTCCTAATGTACCGGATGATTTAAAAGGCAGTGGTGCGCCAGCGAGGTCACACGATCCTTACAGATTCACTAGATCAACAGCACAACCAATTCCCAATCATGATCCACAGACACGGACTGACTACGCTAAATACAG TGCGATGTCACGGAAACCTCGGCAATTAAGAAGAGCTTATAGAATATACATTTCTAGCCAAGATACGTTAgtctaa